In Saccharomyces cerevisiae S288C chromosome XV, complete sequence, the following proteins share a genomic window:
- the ORT1 gene encoding Ort1p (Ornithine transporter of the mitochondrial inner membrane; exports ornithine from mitochondria as part of arginine biosynthesis; functionally complemented by human ortholog, SLC25A15, which is associated with hyperammonaemia-hyperornithinaemia-homocitrullinuria (HHH) syndrome, but HHH-associated variants fail to complement), with protein sequence MEDSKKKGLIEGAILDIINGSIAGACGKVIEFPFDTVKVRLQTQASNVFPTTWSCIKFTYQNEGIARGFFQGIASPLVGACLENATLFVSYNQCSKFLEKHTNVSPLGQILISGGVAGSCASLVLTPVELVKCKLQVANLQVASAKTKHTKVLPTIKAIITERGLAGLWQGQSGTFIRESFGGVAWFATYEIVKKSLKDRHSLDDPKRDESKIWELLISGGSAGLAFNASIFPADTVKSVMQTEHISLTNAVKKIFGKFGLKGFYRGLGITLFRAVPANAAVFYIFETLSAL encoded by the coding sequence ATGGAGGacagtaaaaagaaaggatTAATAGAAGGCGCTATACTCGATATAATAAACGGTTCCATTGCAGGCGCCTGTGGTAAGGTGATCGAGTTTCCTTTCGATACTGTGAAAGTCAGGTTGCAAACACAAGCATCCAACGTGTTCCCAACAACATGGTCTTGTATAAAATTTACTTACCAAAATGAAGGAATAGCACGAGGGTTTTTTCAAGGCATTGCTTCACCTTTAGTTGGAGCATGTCTGGAGAACGCGACATTATTTGTGTCTTATAACCAATGTTCTaaatttttagaaaaacATACAAACGTTTCCCCGTTGGGGCAAATCCTGATCTCTGGTGGAGTAGCGGGTTCATGTGCTAGTTTAGTTTTGACACCCGTGGAGCTGGTGAAGTGTAAGTTGCAGGTTGCGAACTTACAAGTTGCATCAGCTAAAACGAAACATACAAAGGTGTTGCCTACAATAAAAGCAATTATAACTGAGAGAGGATTGGCAGGATTGTGGCAAGGGCAATCGGGCACTTTTATTCGAGAAAGCTTCGGTGGTGTTGCCTGGTTTGCAACCTACGAAATAGTTAAGAAGTCGTTGAAAGATAGGCACTCCCTTGATGACCCAAAAAGAGATGAAAGTAAGATATGGGAACTACTTATTAGTGGAGGGAGCGCTGGATTGGCATTCAACGCCAGTATTTTTCCTGCGGATACTGTGAAATCAGTAATGCAAACTGAACATATAAGCCTCACCAATGcggtgaagaagatatttgGCAAATTTGGACTAAAGGGTTTTTATCGAGGACTGGGTATAACCCTTTTTAGGGCAGTACCAGCAAACGCTGCAGTTTTTTACATCTTTGAGACTCTTTCTGCACTTTAA
- a CDS encoding putative haloacid dehalogenase-like hydrolase (Putative haloacid dehalogenase-like hydrolase; non-essential gene; overexpression causes a cell cycle delay or arrest; protein abundance increases in response to DNA replication stress), which translates to MTKLQGLQGLKHIKAVVFDMDGTLCLPQPWMFPAMRNAIGLEDKSIDILHFIDTLPTEKEKKEAHDRIELVEAKAMKEMQPQPGLVDIMRYLTKNGISKNICTRNVGAPVETFVKRFIPSELSRFDYIVTREFRPTKPQPDPLLHIASKLNIRPLEMIMVGDSFDDMKSGRSAGCFTVLLKNHVNGHLLLEHKELVDVSVEDLSEIIELIQNMNKESF; encoded by the coding sequence ATGACAAAGCTACAAGGACTACAGGGATTAAAACACATCAAAGCGGTTGTATTTGATATGGATGGCACATTATGCCTACCCCAGCCTTGGATGTTTCCAGCAATGAGAAACGCCATAGGATTGGAGGACAAATCGATTGATATCCTTCATTTCATTGATACATTGCCcacagaaaaagaaaaaaaagaagcgCATGATAGAATAGAATTAGTTGAGGCAAAAGCCATGAAGGAGATGCAACCGCAGCCTGGTCTGGTTGACATAATGAGGTATTTGACGAAAAATGGTATTAGCAAGAACATATGTACTAGAAATGTCGGAGCCCCGGTAGAGACTTTTGTTAAAAGATTTATTCCATCCGAGCTTTCGAGGTTTGACTATATTGTGACAAGGGAGTTTAGGCCTACAAAACCGCAACCAGACCCATTATTACACATCGCCTCGAAGCTAAATATAAGGCCCTTGGAAATGATCATGGTAGGAGATTCATTTGACGACATGAAATCCGGTAGATCTGCTGGATGTTTCACGGTATTACTCAAGAATCATGTGAATGGACATTTACTGCTCGAACATAAAGAACTAGTAGACGTTTCAGTAGAGGATCTTTCCGaaataattgaattgattcaaaatatgaataaagaaagtttctaa